A genomic window from Triticum urartu cultivar G1812 chromosome 7, Tu2.1, whole genome shotgun sequence includes:
- the LOC125521842 gene encoding uncharacterized protein LOC125521842, producing MAYFNDSSKVLMCPGHTDIAPYVANLTSSYSDKSNESSVVATSVFMLVLAAVFFNLNLFSRISNTSAVLNPTARLILTSAVSLFLPVMSYLFSEAKNTPDAAGAGKVEEDLPVRARLILTWMLLAELLRKNVEAIPTTAAMQKGYSIIIANANAVAWLGYLVFFNLKGAGRVAVFGILWLLCAAKFVQRVAFTEIGKRSFAYGKNARLLSSYMAEMVKRPPHVQTPTPSQRLEMCNYVVMGEENLMLKPGSHGYELDLDRLTATYGDHIGDHIVTVGKIWALPQQEKKPRLKRLKRLCLSFALFKQLRPRFELLRAATKEETDHCRDLIFQGLCSYDHTDLEVEPGVALFQVLKDEISFLSEYYHSVHPVVLASPYFFVINYITFPVVVFGLCVMTVALAGDGDMPEAIASIGRDNYAISSGIFTLTKCLWRNFFHTPAAFFVIVDISITYLLFIAFVYEQVSEYMVFVFSNWFMVSLLCNYAARPRWRDSTTYRGILRRMSWISSKLSHPSRITLKQFSVLRVSWLSMTLPTTFLPRQAKSSIMERFRLAAYGHDGSPAPPSNGQYVIDHWRRHTDLSCFCESKSVVEVILIWHIATTILEIEYPGRHKAETSSRLVATRLSKYCAYLVVIHPELLPDDREGTERVLEDMKRDLKVAVGGWWAYYTAPERERYNKMMGAPLPDCPADNIHNVVHKGTKLGRKLMEDCRRDERPVWELLADLWVELLVYIAPSGRDEHVKGQEEALVLGGELVTLVWALATHTGVTRPPPTSVVVEDVEGASRPSILA from the coding sequence ATGGCGTACTTCAACGATAGTAGTAAAGTGTTGATGTGCCCGGGTCACACCGACATCGCACCCTACGTCGCCAACCTGACCTCCTCCTACTCCGACAAGAGCAACGAGTCCTCCGTGGTGGCCACCTCCGTCTTCATGCTCGTCCTCGCcgccgtcttcttcaacctcAACCTCTTCAGCCGCATCTCCAACACCAGCGCCGTCCTCAACCCCACCGCCCGCCTCATCCTCACCTCCGCGGTCTCCCTCTTCCTCCCCGTCATGTCCTACCTCTTTTCCGAGGCCAAAAACACCCCCGATGCCGCCGGCGCCGGCAAGGTCGAAGAGGACCTCCCGGTGCGGGCTCGGCTCATCCTCACGTGGATGCTTCTCGCGGAGCTCCTCCGCAAGAACGTGGAGGCCATCCCGACCACCGCGGCGATGCAGAAGGGCTACTCTATCATCATCGCCAACGCCAACGCCGTCGCTTGGCTTGGATACCTCGTCTTCTTCAACCTCAAGGGAGCCGGCCGGGTGGCGGTGTTCGGCATCCTCTGGCTGCTCTGCGCCGCCAAGTTCGTGCAGAGGGTCGCCTTCACCGAGATAGGGAAGCGTTCTTTCGCCTATGGCAAGAATGCTCGCCTCCTCTCCTCCTACATGGCTGAAATGGTAAAACGCCCGCCACATGTCCAGACGCCCACTCCGTCGCAGAGGTTGGAGATGTGCAACTACGTGGTCATGGGAGAAGAAAATCTTATGCTGAAACCCGGCTCGCATGGCTACGAGCTCGACCTCGACCGGCTCACCGCCACCTACGGCGACCACATCGGTGACCACATCGTCACCGTGGGGAAAATATGGGCACTCCCGCAGCAAGAGAAGAAACCGAGGCTCAAGAGGCTCAAAAGGCTGTGCCTCTCCTTTGCGCTCTTCAAGCAACTCCGGCCTAGGTTCGAGCTCCTGCGGGCCGCCACCAAGGAAGAAACCGACCACTGCCGGGACCTCATCTTCCAAGGCCTGTGCAGCTACGATCACACTGACCTCGAAGTCGAACCTGGGGTGGCACTGTTCCAGGTGCTCAAGGACGAGATCAGCTTCCTGAGCGAGTACTACCACTCCGTCCACCCGGTGGTGCTCGCCAGCCCCTACTTCTTCGTCATCAACTACATCACCTTCCCCGTCGTGGTCTTCGGCCTCTGCGTCATGACCGTCGCCCTCGCCGGCGACGGCGACATGCCCGAGGCCATCGCCAGCATCGGGCGGGACAACTACGCCATATCCTCCGGCATATTCACGCTCACCAAGTGCCTCTGGAGGAACTTCTTCCACACACCGGCGGCCTTCTTCGTCATCGTCGACATCTCCATCACCTACCTCCTCTTCATCGCCTTCGTCTACGAGCAAGTGTCCGAGTACATGGTCTTCGTCTTCTCTAACTGGTTCATGGTGTCGCTGCTGTGCAACTACGCCGCACGGCCACGCTGGCGCGACAGCACGACCTACCGTGGTATTCTCCGCCGCATGTCCTGGATCAGTAGCAAGCTGAGCCACCCCAGCCGTATCACCTTGAAGCAGTTCTCCGTGCTCAGGGTTAGCTGGCTCTCCATGACGCTGCCCACCACCTTCCTGCCAAGACAAGCAAAGAGCTCCATAATGGAACGCTTTCGCTTGGCGGCGTACGGCCATGACGGTAGCCCCGCCCCTCCTAGCAACGGCCAGTACGTGATAGACCATTGGCGGCGGCATACAGACTTGTCATGCTTCTGCGAGAGTAAGAGCGTGGTCGAGGTCATCCTCATCTGGCACATTGCTACCACCATCTTGGAGATAGAGTATCCAGGACGGCACAAAGCAGAGACCTCTTCGAGGCTGGTGGCCACGAGGCTGTCCAAGTACTGTGCTTACCTCGTGGTCATCCACCCAGAGCTGCTACCGGATGACCGTGAAGGCACGGAGCGCGTGTTGGAGGACATGAAGAGGGATCTCAAGGTGGCCGTCGGGGGTTGGTGGGCTTACTACACCGCGCCCGAGAGGGAACGGTACAACAAGATGATGGGGGCGCCCTTGCCGGACTGCCCGGCCGACAACATCCATAATGTGGTTCACAAGGGAACAAAGCTGGGGAGGAAACTAATGGAAGATTGCCGGAGAGATGAACGGCCCGTTTGGGAACTACTGGCCGACCTTTGGGTGGAGCTCCTTGTGTACATCGCGCCATCCGGTCGTGATGAGCACGTGAAGGGGCAGGAGGAGGCACTGGTGCTAGGCGGCGAGCTGGTCACCCTCGTCTGGGCGTTGGCCACGCACACCGGCGTAACCCGGCCACCGCCGACGTCGGTGGTAGTAGAGGATGTCGAAGGGGCGTCACGTCCTTCTATATTGGCCTAG